In Meleagris gallopavo isolate NT-WF06-2002-E0010 breed Aviagen turkey brand Nicholas breeding stock chromosome 3, Turkey_5.1, whole genome shotgun sequence, one DNA window encodes the following:
- the RIMS2 gene encoding regulating synaptic membrane exocytosis protein 2 isoform X2, producing the protein MRNWMTRQASRESTDGSMNSYSSEGNLIFPGVRLAADSQFSDFLDGLGPAQLVGRQTLATPSMGDIQVGMMDKKGQLEVEIIRARGLVVKPGSKTLPAPYVKVYLLENGVCIAKKKTKVARKTLEPLYQQLLSFEESPQGKVLQIIVWGDYGRMDHKSFMGVAQILLDELDLSNMVIGWFKLFPPSSLVDPTLAPLTRRASQSSLESSTGPSYARS; encoded by the exons ATGAGAAACTGGATGACCCGCCAGGCCAGCCGGGAGTCGACAGATGGGAGCATGAACAGCTACAGCTCCGAGGGAAA tttgattttccCTGGTGTGAGGTTGGCTGCAGACAGCCAGTTTAGTGATTTTCTGGATGGGCTTGGTCCTGCCCAGCTTGTAGGACGACAGACATTGGCAACACCATCAATGG gaGATATCCAGGTAGGAATGATGGACAAGAAAGGACAGTTGGAAGTAGAAATTATCCGAGCCCGTGGCCTTGTTGTAAAACCAGGTTCAAAGACACTGCCag cacCATATGTAAAGGTGTATCTATTAGAAAATGGAGTCTGCAtagccaaaaagaaaacaaaggtagCAAGAAAAACGCTGGAACCGCTTTATCAGCAACTTCTATCATTTGAAGAAAGTCCCCAAGGAAAAGTTTTACAG ATAATTGTTTGGGGAGACTATGGACGTATGGATCACAAATCCTTTATGGGAGTGGCACAGATACTTTTAGATGAACTGGACCTGTCCAACATGGTGATTGGGTGGTTCAaactcttccctccttcttccCTAGTAGACCCAACTTTAGCTCCTCTCACCAGAAGAGCTTCCCAGTCATCTCTTGAAAGTTCAACAGGACCTTCGTATGCTCgctcatag
- the RIMS2 gene encoding regulating synaptic membrane exocytosis protein 2 isoform X1: MNSLEEEDGEAGGKKLRSTVQRSTETGLAVEMRNWMTRQASRESTDGSMNSYSSEGNLIFPGVRLAADSQFSDFLDGLGPAQLVGRQTLATPSMGDIQVGMMDKKGQLEVEIIRARGLVVKPGSKTLPAPYVKVYLLENGVCIAKKKTKVARKTLEPLYQQLLSFEESPQGKVLQIIVWGDYGRMDHKSFMGVAQILLDELDLSNMVIGWFKLFPPSSLVDPTLAPLTRRASQSSLESSTGPSYARS, from the exons AGGCGGGGGGTAAGAAGCTGCGGAGCACCGTCCAGAGGAGCACTGAGACAGGGCTGGCTGTGGAGATGAGAAACTGGATGACCCGCCAGGCCAGCCGGGAGTCGACAGATGGGAGCATGAACAGCTACAGCTCCGAGGGAAA tttgattttccCTGGTGTGAGGTTGGCTGCAGACAGCCAGTTTAGTGATTTTCTGGATGGGCTTGGTCCTGCCCAGCTTGTAGGACGACAGACATTGGCAACACCATCAATGG gaGATATCCAGGTAGGAATGATGGACAAGAAAGGACAGTTGGAAGTAGAAATTATCCGAGCCCGTGGCCTTGTTGTAAAACCAGGTTCAAAGACACTGCCag cacCATATGTAAAGGTGTATCTATTAGAAAATGGAGTCTGCAtagccaaaaagaaaacaaaggtagCAAGAAAAACGCTGGAACCGCTTTATCAGCAACTTCTATCATTTGAAGAAAGTCCCCAAGGAAAAGTTTTACAG ATAATTGTTTGGGGAGACTATGGACGTATGGATCACAAATCCTTTATGGGAGTGGCACAGATACTTTTAGATGAACTGGACCTGTCCAACATGGTGATTGGGTGGTTCAaactcttccctccttcttccCTAGTAGACCCAACTTTAGCTCCTCTCACCAGAAGAGCTTCCCAGTCATCTCTTGAAAGTTCAACAGGACCTTCGTATGCTCgctcatag